The Nitrospira sp. sequence GATTCATGTCGACAAGAGTACGAAGCTCGACAAAGTGCTGCCGGGTGATCAAATTAAAGCATACGTGACGGAGCAAGGCCATACAACGACCTTGCAGCGGGCGAACTGAGTGTGTATTCGGACTGATTGGGATCGCGCGCGGTATGACGAAAGGAATCAAGGGGCTCTCCCAGTACCGGCCGAGACAGATAAACGATACCATCATCCTAGAACAGAGCAGTGGACACGTTGTGAACCGATGACGGAAACGTTATCGAAGACATGATGGAAAGATTGCGCTGTTCGACAAGCTCCGTTCTTGAACGAGGACGGAGCTTTCTTTTTGACGTCAACAATCGGACAGAAGACAATGCGCCGCTGACGATGCAGGCACTCATGTAAGCGTTGCGCCGAGGCGAATCGAGGAGCTGCGCACATCGGGACAAGTGCCATCCGAAATACCATTCTTACCTTTGGGAGAACTGCAATTGCTTGAACAGTTGGTTGCGAGCAGGGATATGCGCCATCGTTGAGGCCGTCATATACTTCACAAAAGCCCATGCCCACGCAAAGGCATCCGGGGTTGCGGCTAGGCGTCCATCCAGCCAGCATTGCCCACAATGATCCTGAGACGCTCGTGATGTGGAGGCCGCACAGGCACTTGGAATTTCATGGGAGGTTGCTATGACAGCGGTACGGAAATTGTCAGATCCTGAGATCAAGGATCGGCTAAACAACCTGAACGATTGGGCCTTGGATCACGGAACGCTCTACAGAGAGTATAAATTCAATGATTTTGTCACGGCGTTCGCCTTCATGACCAAGGTCGCTCAAGCAGCCGAGGCGATGGCCCATCATCCGGAGTGGTCGAACGTCTATGACACCGTGAAGTTGCACCTGTCGACGCACGAGGTGGGCGGTATCAGCGAGCGCGACTTTGACCTCG is a genomic window containing:
- a CDS encoding 4a-hydroxytetrahydrobiopterin dehydratase, which encodes MTAVRKLSDPEIKDRLNNLNDWALDHGTLYREYKFNDFVTAFAFMTKVAQAAEAMAHHPEWSNVYDTVKLHLSTHEVGGISERDFDLAQKIDRIVVNMALPGPDRGS